Proteins from one Tenrec ecaudatus isolate mTenEca1 chromosome 8, mTenEca1.hap1, whole genome shotgun sequence genomic window:
- the EIF4G1 gene encoding eukaryotic translation initiation factor 4 gamma 1 isoform X4, with protein MNKAPQPTGPPPAPSPGLPQPAFPPGQTAPVVFSTPQATQMNTPSQPRQGRSTYVVPPQQYPVQPGAPSFYPGASPTEFGTYAGAYYPAQGVQQFPAGVGPAPVLMNQPTPLAIKRERKTIRIRDPNQGGKDITEEIMSGARTASTPTPPQTGGGLEPQANGETHQDAVIGRPDDRSQGPIIGGRPGLPGPEHSPSGSQPSSPSPTPSPPPILEPGSDPNLEVLAIPGDTMATGMIQMSVEESSSLPREAGEPYCLSVEATTLSEPILEVEVTLSKPVPESEFPPSPTQAPTPLASLHEPNGVLPPEELDLEVEPSPEPSPLLSPACPAELPVPIASTAQPEELLNGAPWPPAVDLSPVSEPTEQPEGAPAPVCPPTALAATPATSPTQEEEMEEEEEGEAEGEKGGEELLLQESTSAPPPLSQNLEAAAATQVAVSVPKKRRKIKELNKKEAVGDLLDAFKEVNPGVPEVENQPPVSNNPGPEAETSSAPPRPEEADETWDSKEDKIHNAENIQPGEQKYEYKSDQWKPLNLEEKKRYDREFLLGFQFIFASMQKPEGLPHITDVVLDKANKTPLRPLDPARLQGINCGPDFTPSFANLGRPVISTRGPSRGGPGGELPRGPQPGLGPRRSQQGPRKEPRKIIATVLMSEDIKLNKAEKAWKPSSKRTAAEKDRGEEDADGSKTQDLFRRVRSILNKLTPQMFQQLMKQVTQLAIDTEERLKGVIDLIFEKAISEPNFSVAYANMCRCLMALKVPTTEKPTVTVNFRKLLLNRCQKEFEKDKDDDEVFEKKQKEMDEAATAEERGRLKEELEEARDIARRRSLGNIKFIGELFKLKMLTEAIMHDCVVKLLKNHDEESLECLCRLLTTIGKDLDFEKAKPRMDQYFNQMEKIIKEKKTSSRIRFMLQDVLDLRRSNWVPRRGDQGPKTIDQIHKEAEMEEHREHIKVQQLMAKGSDKRRGGPPGPPISRGLPLVDEGGWNTVPISKGSRPIDTSRLTKITKPGSIDSNNQLFAPGGRLSWGKGSSGGSGAKPSDGASEAARPATSTLNRFSALQQAVPTESTDNRRVVQRSSLSRERGEKAGDRGDRLERSERGGDRGDRLDRARAPATKRSFSKEVEERSRERPTQPEGLRKAASLTEDRDRGREAVKREAALPTASPPKAALSEAELEKKSKAILEEYLHLNDMKEAVQCVQELASPSLLFIFVRHGVDSTLERSAGAREHVGQLLHQLLCAGHLSPAQYYQGLSETLEVAEDMEIDIPHVWLYLAELIAPVLQEGGVPMGELFREITKPLRPLGKAASLLVEILGLLCKSRGPQKVGALWREAGLSWKEFLPEGQDVGAFAVEQKVEYTVGEEAEAPGQKALPSEELTRQLEKLLKEGSSNERVCDWIEANLSEQQVASNILVRALMTSVCYSAIIFENPLRADASVLKARAKLLQKYLCDEQKELQALYALQALVVALEQPANLLRMFFDTLYDEDVVKEEAFYSWESSKDPAEQQGKGVALKSVTAFFKWLREAEEEESDHN; from the exons ATGAACAAAGCTCCACAGCCCACAGGCCCCCCGCCAGCCCCATCCCCCGGACTCCCACAG cCAGCGTTTCCCCCGGGGCAGACAGCACCCGTGGTGTTCAGTACGCCACAAGCGACACAAATGAACACGCCTTCTCAGCCCCGCCAg gGACGTTCCACATATGTTGTTCCACCTCAGCAGTACCCCGTGCAGCCAGGAGCCCCCAGCTTCTATCCTGGTGCCAGCCCGACAGAGTTTGGGACCTACG cTGGCGCCTACTACCCAGCCCAAGGCGTGCAGCAGTTTCCCGCTGGCGTGGGCCCCGCCCCAGTTTTGATGAACCAGCCAACCCCGCTTGCTATCAAGAGGGAGCGTAAGACG ATCCGAATTCGAGATCCAAATCAAGGAGGGAAGGATATCACGGAGGAGATCATGTCTGGGGCCCGCACTgcctctacccccacccctccccag ACGGGAGGTGGTCTGGAGCCTCAGGCCAACGGGGAGACCCACCAGGATGCTGTCATTGGCCGGCCAG ATGACCGGTCACAGGGGCCAATCATTGGGGGTCGGCCAGGGCTGCCTGGCCCAGAGCACAGCCCTTCAGGATCCCAGCCCTCCTCACCTTCGCCGACCCCCTCGCCACCTCCAATCTTGGAACCAGGGTCTGATCCTAATCTTGAAGTCCTCGCTATTCCTGGGGACACGATGGCAACGGGGATGATACAAATGTCTGTAGAAGAGTCGAGCTCCCTGCCCCGTGAAGCTGGGGAGCCATACTGCCTCTCGGTAGAAGCTACTACCTTGTCTGAACCCATACTGGAGGTGGAAGTGACGCTTAGCAAGCCAGTTCCGGAGTCCGAGTTCCcgcccagccccacccaggcTCCCACTCCCCTTGCATCTCTTCATGAGCCCAACGGGGTGCTTCCACCTGAGGAACTGGACCTGGAGGTGGAGCCGAGCCCAGAGCCTTCCCCTCTCCTTTCTCCGGCCTGCCCTGCGGAACTCCCCGTGCCCATTGCTTCAACTGCCCAGCCTGAGGAACTGCTGAACGGAGCCCCCTGGCCACCAGCTGTGGACTTGAGCCCGGTCAGTGAGCCAACGGAGCAGCCCGAGGGGGCCCCTGCCCCAGTGTGCCCCCCCACCGCCCTTGCTGCCACGCCAGCTACTTCCCCTACCcaggaggaggaaatggaggaagaggaagaaggagaagctgagggtgagaagggaggagaggagctgcTTCTCCAAGAAAGcacctctgccccaccccctctgTCCCAGAATTTGGAGGCGGCTGCAGCCACCCAAG TGGCAGTGTCTGTGCCAAAGAAGAGACGAAAAATAAAGGAGCTGAACAAGAAGGAAGCTGTGGGCGACCTCCTAGATGCCTTCAAGGAG GTGAACCCAGGAGTGCCAGAGGTGGAAAACCAGCCTCCTGTAAGCAACAACCCTGGCCCCGAGGCCGAGACTAGCAGCGCCCCTCCACGGCCTGAGGAGGCGGATGAGACCTGGGACTCCAAAGAAGACAAAATACACAATGCAGAGAACATCCAGCCAGGGGAACAGAAGTATGAGTATAAGTCAG ATCAGTGGAAGCCTCTAAACCTAGAGGAGAAGAAGCGCTATGATCGGGAATTCCTGCTGGGCTTCCAGTTCATCTTTGCCAGTATGCAGAAGCCGGAGGGCTTGCCGCATATCACTGATGTGGTGTTGGATAAG GCCAATAAGACGCCGCTGCGACCACTGGATCCCGCCAGACTACAGGGCATAAATTGTGGCCCGGACTTCACTCCATCCTTTGCCAACCTTGGCCGGCCAGTTATTAGCACCCGCGGGCCCTCAAGGGGTGGGCCAGGTGGGGAGCTGCCCCGAGGGCCG CAGCCTGGCCTGGGACCTCGGCGCTCTCAGCAGGGACCCCGGAAGGAGCCTCGTAAGATCATTGCCACAGTATTAATGAGCGAAGACATAAAGCTGAACAAAGCGGAGAAGGCCTGGAAACCGAGCAGCAAGCGGACGGCTGCTGAAAAGGACCGAGGAGAAGAGGATGCTGATGGCAGCAAGACGCAG GACCTGTTCCGCAGGGTGCGCTCCATCCTGAATAAGCTGACACCCCAGATGTTCCAGCAGCTGATGAAGCAGGTGACGCAGCTGGCCATCGACACTGAGGAACGCCTCAAAGGGGTCATCGACCTCATCTTCGAGAAGGCCATTTCAGAGCCCAACTTCTCTGTGGCCTATGCCAACATGTGCCGCTGCCTCATGGCG CTGAAAGTGCCCACTACCGAAAAGCCAACAGTGACCGTGAACTTCCGAAAGCTGCTGTTGAACCGATGTCAGAAGGAGTTCGAGAAAGACAAAGATGATGACGAAGTTTTTGAgaagaagcagaaagaaatggATGAAGCGGCTACG GCAGAGGAGCGGGGTCGCCTGAAGGAAGAGCTGGAAGAGGCTCGAGACATAGCCCGGCGGCGCTCCCTTGGCAACATCAAGTTCATTGGGGAGTTGTTCAAGCTGAAGATGTTAACGGAGGCGATAATGCACGACTGTGTGGTCAAATTACTGAAGAATCACGACGAAGAGTCCCTGGAATGCCTCTGTCGTCTGCTCACCACCATTGGCAAAGACCTGGACTTTGAGAAAGCCAAG CCTCGGATGGATCAGTATTTCAACCAGATGGAGAAAATCATTAAGGAAAAGAAGACGTCATCCCGTATCCGCTTTATGCTTCAGGATGTGCTGGATCTGCGACGG agcaactgggtgCCGCGCCGAGGGGACCAGGGTCCCAAAACTATTGACCAGATCCACAAGGAGGCCGAGATGGAGGAGCACCGGGAGCACATCAAAGTCCAGCAGCTCATGGCTAAGGGCAGCGACAAGCGACGCGGGGGCCCTCCGGGCCCACCCATCA GCCGTGGTCTTCCGCTGGTAGACGAGGGGGGCTGGAACACAGTCCCTATCAGCAAGGGTAGCCGCCCCATTGACACCTCCCGGCTCACCAAGATCACAaag CCTGGCTCCATTGATTCTAACAACCAGCTCTTTGCCCCTGGAGGGCGACTGAGCTGGGGCAAGGGCAGCAGTGGCGGCTCTGGAGCCAAGCCCTCGGATGGAG CATCAGAAGCTGCTCGTCCAGCCACTAGTACCTTGAATCGCTTCTCAGCCCTTCAACAAGCGGTACCCACCGAAAGCACAGACAACAGGCGTGTGGTACAGAG GAGTAGCTTGAGCCGGGAACGAGGCGAGAAAGCTGGGGACCGAGGAGACCGCCTAGAGCGGAGTGAACGGGGAGGTGACCGCGGAGACCGACTTGACCGTGCACGGGCCCCTGCCACCAAGCGGAGTTTCAGCAAGGAAGTGGAGGAGCGGAGTAGAGAGCGGCCAACCCAGCCTGAGGGCCTGCGAAAGGCAGCCAGCCTCACGGAGGACCGAGACCGCGGGCGGGAGGCTG TGAAGCGAGAGGCCGCGCTGCCCACAGCGAGCCCCCCGAAGGCCGCGCTCTCTGAGGCGGAACTGGAGAAGAAGTCCAAGGCCATCCTCGAGGAGTACCTCCATCTCAATGACATGAAG GAGGCTGTACAGTGTGTGCAGGAGCtggcctctccctccctcctcttcatCTTCGTGCGGCATGGCGTCGACTCTACGCTGGAACGCAGCGCTGGGGCCAGGGAGCATGTGGGCCAGCTGCTGCACCAGTTGCTCTGCGCTGGGCATCTCTCCCCTGCTCAGTACTACCAAGG GCTCTCGGAGACCTTGGAAGTAGCGGAGGACATGGAGATCGACATCCCCCACGTGTGGCTCTACCTGGCTGAGCTGATAGCCCCTGTTCTGCAGGAAGGTGGGGTGCCCATGGGGGAACTGTTCAG GGAGATCACAAAGCCGCTGAGGCCCCTGGGCAAAGCTGCCTCTCTGTTGGTGGAGATCCTGGGGCTCCTGTGCAAAAGCAGG GGCCCTCAAAAGGTGGGGGCGCTGTGGCGAGAGGCTGGGCTCAGCTGGAAGGAATTTCTCCCTGAAGGCCAGGATGTCGGGGCATTCGCCGTGGAACAG AAGGTGGAGTACACGGTGGGAGAAGAGGCCGAGGCCCCTGGCCAGAAGGCCCTGCCCTCTGAGGAGCTGACCAGGCAGCTGGAGAAGCTGCTGAAGGAAGGCAGCAGTAACGAGCGGGTGTGTGACTGGATAGAG GCCAATCTGAGTGAGCAGCAGGTAGCATCCAACATATTAGTTCGAGCCCTCATGACAAGTGTCTGCTATTCCGCAATTATCT TCGAGAACCCCCTCCGAGCGGATGCTTCGGTGCTGAAAGCGCGAGCGAAACTGCTCCAGAAATACTTGTGTGACGAGCAGAAGGAGCTGCAGGCGCTCTACGCCCTCCAGGCCCTCGTAGTGGCCTTAGAACAGCCTGCCA
- the EIF4G1 gene encoding eukaryotic translation initiation factor 4 gamma 1 isoform X3 has protein sequence MNKAPQPTGPPPAPSPGLPQHFYPSRAQPPSSAASRVQSAAPARPGPAAHVYPAGSQVMMIPSQISYPPSQGAYYIPGQGRSTYVVPPQQYPVQPGAPSFYPGASPTEFGTYAGAYYPAQGVQQFPAGVGPAPVLMNQPTPLAIKRERKTIRIRDPNQGGKDITEEIMSGARTASTPTPPQTGGGLEPQANGETHQDAVIGRPDDRSQGPIIGGRPGLPGPEHSPSGSQPSSPSPTPSPPPILEPGSDPNLEVLAIPGDTMATGMIQMSVEESSSLPREAGEPYCLSVEATTLSEPILEVEVTLSKPVPESEFPPSPTQAPTPLASLHEPNGVLPPEELDLEVEPSPEPSPLLSPACPAELPVPIASTAQPEELLNGAPWPPAVDLSPVSEPTEQPEGAPAPVCPPTALAATPATSPTQEEEMEEEEEGEAEGEKGGEELLLQESTSAPPPLSQNLEAAAATQVAVSVPKKRRKIKELNKKEAVGDLLDAFKEVNPGVPEVENQPPVSNNPGPEAETSSAPPRPEEADETWDSKEDKIHNAENIQPGEQKYEYKSDQWKPLNLEEKKRYDREFLLGFQFIFASMQKPEGLPHITDVVLDKANKTPLRPLDPARLQGINCGPDFTPSFANLGRPVISTRGPSRGGPGGELPRGPQPGLGPRRSQQGPRKEPRKIIATVLMSEDIKLNKAEKAWKPSSKRTAAEKDRGEEDADGSKTQDLFRRVRSILNKLTPQMFQQLMKQVTQLAIDTEERLKGVIDLIFEKAISEPNFSVAYANMCRCLMALKVPTTEKPTVTVNFRKLLLNRCQKEFEKDKDDDEVFEKKQKEMDEAATAEERGRLKEELEEARDIARRRSLGNIKFIGELFKLKMLTEAIMHDCVVKLLKNHDEESLECLCRLLTTIGKDLDFEKAKPRMDQYFNQMEKIIKEKKTSSRIRFMLQDVLDLRRSNWVPRRGDQGPKTIDQIHKEAEMEEHREHIKVQQLMAKGSDKRRGGPPGPPISRGLPLVDEGGWNTVPISKGSRPIDTSRLTKITKPGSIDSNNQLFAPGGRLSWGKGSSGGSGAKPSDGASEAARPATSTLNRFSALQQAVPTESTDNRRVVQRSSLSRERGEKAGDRGDRLERSERGGDRGDRLDRARAPATKRSFSKEVEERSRERPTQPEGLRKAASLTEDRDRGREAVKREAALPTASPPKAALSEAELEKKSKAILEEYLHLNDMKEAVQCVQELASPSLLFIFVRHGVDSTLERSAGAREHVGQLLHQLLCAGHLSPAQYYQGLSETLEVAEDMEIDIPHVWLYLAELIAPVLQEGGVPMGELFREITKPLRPLGKAASLLVEILGLLCKSRGPQKVGALWREAGLSWKEFLPEGQDVGAFAVEQKVEYTVGEEAEAPGQKALPSEELTRQLEKLLKEGSSNERVCDWIEANLSEQQVASNILVRALMTSVCYSAIIFENPLRADASVLKARAKLLQKYLCDEQKELQALYALQALVVALEQPANLLRMFFDTLYDEDVVKEEAFYSWESSKDPAEQQGKGVALKSVTAFFKWLREAEEEESDHN, from the exons ATGAACAAAGCTCCACAGCCCACAGGCCCCCCGCCAGCCCCATCCCCCGGACTCCCACAG CACTTCTACCCTAGCCGGGCCCAGCCCCCAAGCAGTGCAGCCTCCCGAGTGCAGAGTGCAGCCCCCGCCCGCCCTGGCCCAGCTGCCCATGTCTACCCTGCTGGCTCTCAAGTAATGATGATCCCTTCCCAGATCTCCTACCCACCCTCCCAGGGGGCCTACTACATCCCTGGACAG gGACGTTCCACATATGTTGTTCCACCTCAGCAGTACCCCGTGCAGCCAGGAGCCCCCAGCTTCTATCCTGGTGCCAGCCCGACAGAGTTTGGGACCTACG cTGGCGCCTACTACCCAGCCCAAGGCGTGCAGCAGTTTCCCGCTGGCGTGGGCCCCGCCCCAGTTTTGATGAACCAGCCAACCCCGCTTGCTATCAAGAGGGAGCGTAAGACG ATCCGAATTCGAGATCCAAATCAAGGAGGGAAGGATATCACGGAGGAGATCATGTCTGGGGCCCGCACTgcctctacccccacccctccccag ACGGGAGGTGGTCTGGAGCCTCAGGCCAACGGGGAGACCCACCAGGATGCTGTCATTGGCCGGCCAG ATGACCGGTCACAGGGGCCAATCATTGGGGGTCGGCCAGGGCTGCCTGGCCCAGAGCACAGCCCTTCAGGATCCCAGCCCTCCTCACCTTCGCCGACCCCCTCGCCACCTCCAATCTTGGAACCAGGGTCTGATCCTAATCTTGAAGTCCTCGCTATTCCTGGGGACACGATGGCAACGGGGATGATACAAATGTCTGTAGAAGAGTCGAGCTCCCTGCCCCGTGAAGCTGGGGAGCCATACTGCCTCTCGGTAGAAGCTACTACCTTGTCTGAACCCATACTGGAGGTGGAAGTGACGCTTAGCAAGCCAGTTCCGGAGTCCGAGTTCCcgcccagccccacccaggcTCCCACTCCCCTTGCATCTCTTCATGAGCCCAACGGGGTGCTTCCACCTGAGGAACTGGACCTGGAGGTGGAGCCGAGCCCAGAGCCTTCCCCTCTCCTTTCTCCGGCCTGCCCTGCGGAACTCCCCGTGCCCATTGCTTCAACTGCCCAGCCTGAGGAACTGCTGAACGGAGCCCCCTGGCCACCAGCTGTGGACTTGAGCCCGGTCAGTGAGCCAACGGAGCAGCCCGAGGGGGCCCCTGCCCCAGTGTGCCCCCCCACCGCCCTTGCTGCCACGCCAGCTACTTCCCCTACCcaggaggaggaaatggaggaagaggaagaaggagaagctgagggtgagaagggaggagaggagctgcTTCTCCAAGAAAGcacctctgccccaccccctctgTCCCAGAATTTGGAGGCGGCTGCAGCCACCCAAG TGGCAGTGTCTGTGCCAAAGAAGAGACGAAAAATAAAGGAGCTGAACAAGAAGGAAGCTGTGGGCGACCTCCTAGATGCCTTCAAGGAG GTGAACCCAGGAGTGCCAGAGGTGGAAAACCAGCCTCCTGTAAGCAACAACCCTGGCCCCGAGGCCGAGACTAGCAGCGCCCCTCCACGGCCTGAGGAGGCGGATGAGACCTGGGACTCCAAAGAAGACAAAATACACAATGCAGAGAACATCCAGCCAGGGGAACAGAAGTATGAGTATAAGTCAG ATCAGTGGAAGCCTCTAAACCTAGAGGAGAAGAAGCGCTATGATCGGGAATTCCTGCTGGGCTTCCAGTTCATCTTTGCCAGTATGCAGAAGCCGGAGGGCTTGCCGCATATCACTGATGTGGTGTTGGATAAG GCCAATAAGACGCCGCTGCGACCACTGGATCCCGCCAGACTACAGGGCATAAATTGTGGCCCGGACTTCACTCCATCCTTTGCCAACCTTGGCCGGCCAGTTATTAGCACCCGCGGGCCCTCAAGGGGTGGGCCAGGTGGGGAGCTGCCCCGAGGGCCG CAGCCTGGCCTGGGACCTCGGCGCTCTCAGCAGGGACCCCGGAAGGAGCCTCGTAAGATCATTGCCACAGTATTAATGAGCGAAGACATAAAGCTGAACAAAGCGGAGAAGGCCTGGAAACCGAGCAGCAAGCGGACGGCTGCTGAAAAGGACCGAGGAGAAGAGGATGCTGATGGCAGCAAGACGCAG GACCTGTTCCGCAGGGTGCGCTCCATCCTGAATAAGCTGACACCCCAGATGTTCCAGCAGCTGATGAAGCAGGTGACGCAGCTGGCCATCGACACTGAGGAACGCCTCAAAGGGGTCATCGACCTCATCTTCGAGAAGGCCATTTCAGAGCCCAACTTCTCTGTGGCCTATGCCAACATGTGCCGCTGCCTCATGGCG CTGAAAGTGCCCACTACCGAAAAGCCAACAGTGACCGTGAACTTCCGAAAGCTGCTGTTGAACCGATGTCAGAAGGAGTTCGAGAAAGACAAAGATGATGACGAAGTTTTTGAgaagaagcagaaagaaatggATGAAGCGGCTACG GCAGAGGAGCGGGGTCGCCTGAAGGAAGAGCTGGAAGAGGCTCGAGACATAGCCCGGCGGCGCTCCCTTGGCAACATCAAGTTCATTGGGGAGTTGTTCAAGCTGAAGATGTTAACGGAGGCGATAATGCACGACTGTGTGGTCAAATTACTGAAGAATCACGACGAAGAGTCCCTGGAATGCCTCTGTCGTCTGCTCACCACCATTGGCAAAGACCTGGACTTTGAGAAAGCCAAG CCTCGGATGGATCAGTATTTCAACCAGATGGAGAAAATCATTAAGGAAAAGAAGACGTCATCCCGTATCCGCTTTATGCTTCAGGATGTGCTGGATCTGCGACGG agcaactgggtgCCGCGCCGAGGGGACCAGGGTCCCAAAACTATTGACCAGATCCACAAGGAGGCCGAGATGGAGGAGCACCGGGAGCACATCAAAGTCCAGCAGCTCATGGCTAAGGGCAGCGACAAGCGACGCGGGGGCCCTCCGGGCCCACCCATCA GCCGTGGTCTTCCGCTGGTAGACGAGGGGGGCTGGAACACAGTCCCTATCAGCAAGGGTAGCCGCCCCATTGACACCTCCCGGCTCACCAAGATCACAaag CCTGGCTCCATTGATTCTAACAACCAGCTCTTTGCCCCTGGAGGGCGACTGAGCTGGGGCAAGGGCAGCAGTGGCGGCTCTGGAGCCAAGCCCTCGGATGGAG CATCAGAAGCTGCTCGTCCAGCCACTAGTACCTTGAATCGCTTCTCAGCCCTTCAACAAGCGGTACCCACCGAAAGCACAGACAACAGGCGTGTGGTACAGAG GAGTAGCTTGAGCCGGGAACGAGGCGAGAAAGCTGGGGACCGAGGAGACCGCCTAGAGCGGAGTGAACGGGGAGGTGACCGCGGAGACCGACTTGACCGTGCACGGGCCCCTGCCACCAAGCGGAGTTTCAGCAAGGAAGTGGAGGAGCGGAGTAGAGAGCGGCCAACCCAGCCTGAGGGCCTGCGAAAGGCAGCCAGCCTCACGGAGGACCGAGACCGCGGGCGGGAGGCTG TGAAGCGAGAGGCCGCGCTGCCCACAGCGAGCCCCCCGAAGGCCGCGCTCTCTGAGGCGGAACTGGAGAAGAAGTCCAAGGCCATCCTCGAGGAGTACCTCCATCTCAATGACATGAAG GAGGCTGTACAGTGTGTGCAGGAGCtggcctctccctccctcctcttcatCTTCGTGCGGCATGGCGTCGACTCTACGCTGGAACGCAGCGCTGGGGCCAGGGAGCATGTGGGCCAGCTGCTGCACCAGTTGCTCTGCGCTGGGCATCTCTCCCCTGCTCAGTACTACCAAGG GCTCTCGGAGACCTTGGAAGTAGCGGAGGACATGGAGATCGACATCCCCCACGTGTGGCTCTACCTGGCTGAGCTGATAGCCCCTGTTCTGCAGGAAGGTGGGGTGCCCATGGGGGAACTGTTCAG GGAGATCACAAAGCCGCTGAGGCCCCTGGGCAAAGCTGCCTCTCTGTTGGTGGAGATCCTGGGGCTCCTGTGCAAAAGCAGG GGCCCTCAAAAGGTGGGGGCGCTGTGGCGAGAGGCTGGGCTCAGCTGGAAGGAATTTCTCCCTGAAGGCCAGGATGTCGGGGCATTCGCCGTGGAACAG AAGGTGGAGTACACGGTGGGAGAAGAGGCCGAGGCCCCTGGCCAGAAGGCCCTGCCCTCTGAGGAGCTGACCAGGCAGCTGGAGAAGCTGCTGAAGGAAGGCAGCAGTAACGAGCGGGTGTGTGACTGGATAGAG GCCAATCTGAGTGAGCAGCAGGTAGCATCCAACATATTAGTTCGAGCCCTCATGACAAGTGTCTGCTATTCCGCAATTATCT TCGAGAACCCCCTCCGAGCGGATGCTTCGGTGCTGAAAGCGCGAGCGAAACTGCTCCAGAAATACTTGTGTGACGAGCAGAAGGAGCTGCAGGCGCTCTACGCCCTCCAGGCCCTCGTAGTGGCCTTAGAACAGCCTGCCA